A genomic stretch from Dysgonomonadaceae bacterium PH5-43 includes:
- a CDS encoding hexosaminidase (product_source=KO:K12373; cath_funfam=3.20.20.80,3.30.379.10; cog=COG3525; ko=KO:K12373; pfam=PF00728,PF02838,PF07691,PF13290; smart=SM00758; superfamily=51445,55545), with the protein MKNILVLVSTLLLLISCEKTDTNRGVNIIPAPAEISIGSESFVLNDKVVITFAKPELELAAKYLSECFAKDANITLSVKSDTDSDNAIVLDYDESLNTSDAYLLKVDKQGVSITGANPRSVVLGIQTLRQMLPVDANKETTIPQVYIYDYPEWEWRGMHIDISRHFFNKEEVLEFLDIMAYYKFNKFHWHLTDDQGWRIEIKKYPLLVEKSAWREFDSNDKTCIKKAEKDHNTDYLLPENKMKEVDGKVLYGGYFTQEEIKEVVAYATKLGIDVIPEVDIPGHSSSSIAAYPELSCFGKTGWGEVFSAPLCPGKDNTLEVYKNIYTELFELFPYEYVHVGADEVDMTNWTKCPHCQVRIKKENLKDEYELHSWFVREMEKFFKENGKKLIGWDEIIEGGLSDEATVMWWRTWSRNAVKTATEQGNEVILTPNSHYYFDYQQTHKTLSDLYAYEPIPANMDTTYKHLIKGIQANLWAEVIPSRERQQYMYAPRILALSDVAWRYDKNRNWEEFQTRLLTHFPRLDKMKINYRPLDIPNVHERNVFIGSTEIQWNSPVKGVELRYTTDGTIPDKTSNLYTKPFRINETTEFTIRMFRPDGSAADIIKTVYSKEEYLQSVELKETTDGFNCVWYEGIFNSCNKIETVPVKETYVVESISVPQGVGGKQGLVYTGYIEIPSDDIYTFHLGSDDGSVLYIGDEIVVDNDGPHSPRTLSAQIAMGKGLHPIKLYYFDMNNGGFISLKLFNSKGEEVSVKGKRDCE; encoded by the coding sequence ATGAAGAACATTTTAGTTTTAGTCTCAACTTTGTTATTATTGATAAGTTGTGAGAAAACAGACACAAACAGAGGAGTAAATATCATTCCTGCTCCAGCAGAAATATCTATCGGTAGTGAAAGTTTTGTATTAAACGATAAGGTGGTAATAACATTTGCCAAACCAGAATTAGAACTTGCCGCTAAATATTTATCAGAGTGCTTTGCTAAAGATGCTAACATAACCTTAAGCGTTAAGTCTGATACTGATAGCGATAATGCCATAGTGTTAGATTACGATGAGTCGCTAAATACTTCCGATGCTTACTTGTTGAAAGTTGATAAACAGGGAGTAAGCATAACAGGAGCAAATCCTCGTTCGGTTGTATTAGGGATTCAAACTTTAAGACAGATGCTGCCAGTAGATGCAAACAAAGAAACAACTATTCCTCAAGTATATATTTACGATTATCCCGAGTGGGAGTGGCGTGGTATGCACATCGATATTTCTCGACACTTCTTTAACAAAGAAGAGGTGTTGGAGTTCTTAGATATAATGGCTTATTATAAATTTAATAAGTTCCATTGGCATTTAACCGACGATCAGGGTTGGCGTATAGAGATAAAGAAATATCCACTTTTGGTAGAGAAGAGTGCCTGGCGTGAGTTTGATAGCAATGACAAAACTTGTATAAAGAAAGCCGAAAAAGATCATAACACCGATTATCTTCTTCCCGAAAATAAGATGAAAGAGGTAGATGGTAAGGTTTTGTATGGAGGATATTTTACACAAGAAGAGATTAAAGAGGTTGTTGCCTATGCCACAAAGTTAGGTATCGATGTTATTCCTGAAGTAGATATACCGGGTCATAGTTCTTCGTCGATTGCTGCTTATCCCGAACTGTCTTGTTTCGGAAAAACAGGCTGGGGAGAGGTATTTTCAGCACCACTTTGTCCGGGCAAAGATAATACACTCGAAGTTTATAAGAATATATATACCGAATTGTTTGAACTCTTTCCTTACGAATATGTTCACGTTGGAGCCGATGAGGTGGATATGACCAACTGGACTAAGTGTCCGCATTGTCAGGTTCGAATAAAGAAAGAAAATCTAAAAGACGAATACGAACTACATTCTTGGTTTGTGCGCGAAATGGAAAAGTTTTTCAAAGAAAACGGTAAGAAACTTATAGGCTGGGACGAGATAATTGAGGGTGGTTTGTCGGACGAGGCTACTGTGATGTGGTGGAGAACTTGGTCGCGCAATGCAGTTAAAACCGCAACCGAACAAGGGAATGAGGTTATTCTTACTCCCAATAGCCATTATTATTTCGACTATCAACAAACGCATAAAACGCTTTCCGATTTGTATGCTTACGAACCTATTCCTGCGAATATGGATACAACCTATAAGCACCTTATAAAAGGTATTCAGGCAAACCTTTGGGCGGAAGTAATACCGTCTCGGGAGCGTCAACAGTATATGTATGCTCCTCGTATCTTAGCTTTAAGTGATGTTGCTTGGAGATATGATAAAAATCGAAACTGGGAAGAGTTTCAGACTCGCTTACTTACGCACTTTCCTCGTTTAGATAAGATGAAAATTAATTATCGCCCGTTAGATATTCCTAACGTACACGAACGAAATGTATTTATAGGTTCTACTGAAATACAATGGAATAGCCCAGTTAAAGGAGTTGAATTAAGATATACTACTGATGGAACAATCCCAGATAAAACTTCTAATTTATATACTAAGCCATTCAGAATAAATGAAACTACAGAGTTTACGATACGAATGTTTCGTCCTGATGGTAGTGCGGCAGACATCATAAAAACAGTGTACTCAAAAGAAGAATATCTACAATCAGTCGAATTAAAAGAAACAACCGATGGGTTTAACTGTGTGTGGTACGAAGGGATATTCAACAGTTGTAATAAGATAGAAACTGTGCCAGTAAAAGAAACTTACGTTGTAGAATCTATTTCTGTACCTCAAGGAGTAGGAGGTAAGCAAGGTTTGGTTTATACTGGATATATAGAAATTCCATCAGACGATATTTATACTTTCCATTTAGGCTCAGACGATGGAAGTGTGCTTTACATTGGAGATGAAATAGTTGTAGATAATGATGGACCTCATAGTCCGCGAACATTGTCGGCTCAAATAGCTATGGGTAAAGGACTTCACCCTATAAAACTTTATTACTTCGATATGAATAACGGAGGATTTATTAGTCTAAAACTATTTAATAGTAAAGGAGAGGAAGTAAGTGTAAAGGGTAAACGGGATTGTGAATGA
- a CDS encoding starch phosphorylase (product_source=KO:K00688; cath_funfam=1.10.40.30,3.40.50.2000; cog=COG0058; ko=KO:K00688; pfam=PF00343,PF11897; superfamily=53756; tigrfam=TIGR02094) has product MKIKTSNGNDPIWRESIIYSKMPEELKVLDEMAHNLWWIWNYEAKELFASIDSDLWERTEGNPVLLLHSLSFARLEEMTKDKELMNRINSVYKKFTDYMNEPKNQSIPSIAYFSMEYGLANILKIYSGGLGVLAGDYIKEASDINADLTAVGFLYRYGYFSQALSMDGQQIANYEPQDFTQLPLTQVMDEDGKPLILEVPYSSFTVYSYVWTVNVGRIKLYLLDTDMDQNSEWDRSITAQLYGGDNENRLKQEYLLGVGGILLLNKLGIKKQVYHCNEGHAALINAQRLADYIANDKLTFDQAIEVVRASALYTCHTPVPAGHDYFEEPLFEKYMNHFPAKLGITWQELMDMGRTNPGSYEKFSMSVFALNTCQEANGVSFLHGEVSKQMFAPLWKGYFAQESHVGYVTNGVHMPTWAASEWRKFYEKHFGKEFYKDQSNAAIWEKIYNVGDEEIWDVRMTMKERMVKHIRLSFKDSWLKNQGDPSAVVELLGKINPNALLIGFGRRFATYKRAHLLFTDLERLSKIVNNPDRPVQFIFTGKAHPADGGGQGLIKKIVEISRRPEFLGKIIFLENYDMRLAKRLISGVDIWLNTPTRPLEASGTSGEKAQMNGVLNFSVLDGWWYEGYREGAGWALTEKRTYDNQEYQDQLDAATIYSMLENSVIPLYYAKNSKGYSPEWVQYIKNSIAQIAPHYTTKRMFDDYVERFYNVLENRSKTLVSNSFAKAKEIAAWKEEVAANWDKMEVIDVKCSDNILNHNIQIGENISLSVVLDKHELQGALGVEAVQLRNDLASQSENLKIVPLKLDKTEGSKVYYSTNIKASAAGNIKFGLRVYPENKDIPHRMDFAYVKWINI; this is encoded by the coding sequence ATGAAGATTAAAACAAGCAACGGCAACGATCCTATTTGGAGAGAAAGCATTATTTATTCTAAAATGCCTGAAGAACTTAAAGTTCTCGACGAAATGGCTCACAACTTATGGTGGATATGGAACTATGAAGCTAAAGAATTATTTGCTTCTATAGATAGCGACTTATGGGAACGCACCGAAGGAAACCCTGTGCTGCTTTTACACAGTCTTTCGTTTGCTCGTTTAGAAGAGATGACTAAAGATAAAGAATTAATGAACAGAATTAATTCTGTATATAAAAAGTTCACCGACTATATGAACGAACCTAAAAACCAATCTATACCAAGTATTGCATACTTTAGTATGGAGTATGGTTTAGCAAATATATTAAAAATATACTCTGGTGGTTTGGGGGTTTTAGCTGGCGACTACATTAAAGAAGCGAGCGATATTAATGCCGACCTTACGGCGGTTGGCTTCTTGTATCGTTACGGATACTTCTCTCAAGCCCTTTCTATGGACGGACAACAAATAGCGAACTACGAACCTCAAGATTTTACTCAGCTTCCTTTAACGCAAGTTATGGACGAAGATGGCAAACCTCTGATTTTAGAAGTTCCTTACAGCTCGTTTACTGTATATTCTTATGTGTGGACTGTTAATGTTGGGCGCATAAAACTTTATCTTTTAGATACTGATATGGATCAAAACTCTGAATGGGACCGTAGCATTACCGCTCAACTATACGGAGGAGACAATGAAAATCGTCTAAAACAAGAATATCTATTAGGTGTTGGAGGTATTTTATTACTAAACAAACTTGGAATTAAAAAACAAGTTTACCACTGTAATGAAGGACACGCTGCTCTTATCAATGCTCAACGCTTAGCTGATTATATTGCTAACGACAAATTAACTTTCGATCAGGCTATAGAAGTTGTTAGAGCTTCTGCTTTATACACTTGCCATACTCCTGTTCCTGCCGGACACGACTATTTTGAAGAACCTTTGTTCGAGAAATATATGAACCATTTCCCTGCTAAATTAGGAATTACTTGGCAAGAACTTATGGATATGGGACGTACAAATCCTGGAAGTTACGAAAAATTCTCTATGAGTGTGTTTGCCCTTAATACTTGTCAGGAAGCAAACGGAGTATCTTTCTTACACGGTGAAGTTTCTAAACAAATGTTTGCTCCTTTATGGAAAGGATATTTTGCTCAAGAATCTCACGTTGGATATGTTACTAACGGAGTTCATATGCCTACTTGGGCTGCCTCTGAGTGGAGAAAGTTTTATGAAAAACATTTCGGAAAAGAATTCTACAAAGACCAATCGAACGCTGCTATCTGGGAAAAGATATACAATGTTGGTGATGAAGAAATTTGGGACGTAAGAATGACTATGAAGGAAAGAATGGTTAAACACATCAGATTGTCTTTCAAAGATAGCTGGTTAAAGAATCAAGGCGATCCTTCAGCAGTTGTTGAACTATTAGGCAAAATCAACCCTAACGCATTACTAATCGGTTTCGGTCGTAGATTTGCTACATATAAAAGAGCACATTTATTATTTACCGATTTAGAAAGACTATCTAAGATAGTAAACAATCCCGATCGTCCTGTTCAGTTTATCTTTACAGGTAAAGCTCACCCTGCCGATGGTGGAGGTCAAGGATTAATTAAAAAGATTGTTGAAATATCTCGTCGTCCTGAGTTTTTAGGTAAAATTATCTTCCTTGAAAACTACGATATGCGTTTAGCAAAACGTTTAATATCTGGCGTAGACATATGGTTAAACACACCCACTCGTCCGTTAGAAGCATCTGGAACGTCGGGAGAAAAAGCACAAATGAATGGAGTTCTTAACTTCTCAGTTCTTGATGGCTGGTGGTACGAAGGCTATAGAGAAGGAGCTGGTTGGGCTCTTACAGAGAAAAGAACTTACGATAATCAAGAATATCAAGATCAGTTAGACGCTGCTACCATCTACTCGATGTTAGAAAACTCTGTCATTCCTCTTTATTATGCTAAAAACAGTAAAGGATACTCTCCTGAATGGGTGCAATATATTAAAAATTCTATTGCGCAAATAGCACCTCACTATACAACTAAACGTATGTTCGACGATTACGTGGAGCGTTTCTATAACGTTTTAGAAAATCGTTCAAAGACTTTGGTTTCTAATAGTTTTGCTAAAGCAAAAGAGATAGCAGCTTGGAAAGAAGAGGTTGCCGCTAACTGGGATAAAATGGAAGTTATTGATGTTAAATGTAGCGACAACATACTAAATCACAACATACAAATAGGAGAAAACATTTCTCTATCGGTTGTTTTAGACAAACACGAGCTACAAGGCGCATTAGGAGTAGAAGCCGTTCAGTTACGCAACGACCTTGCTTCTCAGTCTGAGAACTTAAAAATAGTTCCTTTAAAGCTTGACAAAACAGAAGGCTCGAAGGTGTATTACTCTACAAACATAAAAGCTTCGGCGGCTGGCAATATCAAGTTCGGATTAAGAGTTTATCCCGAAAACAAAGATATTCCTCATCGTATGGACTTTGCTTATGTAAAGTGGATTAATATTTAA
- a CDS encoding glycogen synthase (product_source=COG0297; cath_funfam=3.40.50.2000; cog=COG0297; pfam=PF05693; superfamily=53756), with protein MISSKKLTPDYIFESSWEVCNKVGGIYTVLSTKAKTLQSLFKDKIIFIGPDLWVGKENPDFIENKTVLKSWKKYAIENENLKVRVGRWNIPGKPITILVDFSPFYEIKGDIYYQLWKNYGIDSTVGYGDYDESCMFAYATAKVIESISTFLKLEEKNVIALFNEWMLGLGVLYVRTNLPYISTIFTTHATSVGRSISGNDKPLYGQMHNYNGDQMAQELNVQCKHYLEKAAAHFSDCFTTVSEITGVEATQLLDKKPDIITPNGFEPNFVPAEKQYNKKKNTARKAIIEVAKQLTGSEISEDAVLIGTSGRYEYRNKGLDIFVEAINRVRLSKPDKDILALIMVPAGINGARKDLIERLEANNNESYPLPNSYLTHELTDIYSDKISNYLSYLNFSNNTDDKVKIIFVPSYLNGNDGIFNLPYYDLLIGFDLTIFPSYYEPWGYTPLESIAFHIPTITTNLAGFGVWTASESVDTLNKGVEVITRTEDNYFQVAEKIKEVIMSFSSNSSSEEIANIRKAAFDLSEKALWTYFIDYYLEAFDIAIRNTKTRNKHTKNKK; from the coding sequence ATGATAAGCTCTAAAAAACTTACACCAGACTATATATTTGAATCAAGCTGGGAGGTTTGCAACAAAGTTGGCGGTATTTACACAGTTTTATCAACCAAGGCGAAAACACTACAAAGTCTGTTCAAAGATAAAATTATATTTATAGGACCCGACTTGTGGGTAGGTAAAGAAAATCCTGATTTTATTGAAAATAAAACAGTTCTAAAGTCTTGGAAGAAATACGCCATAGAGAATGAAAACCTAAAAGTTAGAGTAGGAAGATGGAATATACCAGGAAAGCCTATAACTATATTAGTAGACTTCTCTCCGTTTTACGAAATCAAAGGAGATATTTATTATCAATTATGGAAGAATTACGGAATTGACTCTACTGTTGGTTATGGCGATTACGACGAATCGTGTATGTTTGCTTATGCTACGGCAAAGGTAATCGAAAGCATCTCTACGTTCTTAAAGTTAGAAGAAAAAAACGTTATTGCTCTATTTAACGAATGGATGTTAGGCTTGGGCGTACTATACGTTCGCACTAATCTACCTTATATATCTACAATCTTCACAACTCACGCCACCTCTGTAGGTCGCTCAATATCGGGCAATGACAAACCTTTGTACGGTCAGATGCACAACTACAACGGAGACCAAATGGCTCAGGAACTAAACGTACAGTGTAAACATTATTTAGAAAAAGCTGCCGCTCACTTCAGCGACTGCTTTACTACTGTAAGCGAAATAACTGGCGTTGAAGCTACTCAACTTTTAGATAAAAAGCCAGACATTATCACTCCTAACGGATTCGAGCCCAACTTCGTTCCTGCCGAAAAGCAATATAATAAAAAGAAAAATACTGCTCGAAAAGCAATAATAGAGGTTGCGAAACAATTAACCGGCTCTGAAATATCTGAAGATGCAGTTTTAATAGGAACAAGTGGAAGATACGAATACCGCAACAAAGGATTAGACATTTTTGTTGAAGCTATAAATAGAGTAAGGTTAAGTAAACCCGATAAAGATATTTTAGCTCTTATTATGGTTCCTGCAGGGATTAATGGTGCAAGAAAAGATTTAATTGAAAGGTTAGAAGCTAACAATAACGAAAGTTATCCTCTTCCTAATTCTTATCTCACACACGAACTTACGGATATTTATTCTGATAAAATATCTAATTATCTTAGTTATTTAAACTTCTCAAATAACACCGACGATAAAGTAAAGATAATATTCGTTCCTTCTTATCTTAATGGCAACGATGGAATATTTAATTTACCTTATTACGATTTACTTATAGGTTTTGATTTAACTATTTTCCCTTCGTATTACGAGCCTTGGGGTTACACTCCTTTAGAAAGTATTGCTTTTCATATACCAACAATAACAACAAATCTTGCAGGATTTGGAGTGTGGACTGCATCTGAAAGTGTAGATACATTAAATAAAGGTGTAGAAGTAATTACTCGTACTGAAGATAATTATTTTCAAGTAGCAGAAAAGATAAAAGAAGTTATAATGTCTTTTAGCTCTAATTCGTCTAGCGAAGAGATAGCTAACATAAGAAAAGCCGCTTTCGACTTATCTGAAAAAGCATTATGGACTTACTTTATCGACTACTACCTTGAAGCTTTTGATATAGCGATTAGAAATACAAAAACAAGAAATAAACATACTAAAAACAAGAAATAA